One Streptomyces sp. V4I8 genomic window carries:
- a CDS encoding non-heme iron oxygenase ferredoxin subunit: MAFVRACGLSELEEDTPKRVELDGTPVSVVQTEGEVFAIHDICSHANVSLSEGEVEDCQIECWLHGSAFDLRTGKPSGLPATRPVPVYPVKIEGDDVLVSLTQES; this comes from the coding sequence ATGGCTTTCGTACGCGCCTGTGGGCTGAGTGAGCTGGAGGAGGACACCCCGAAGCGGGTGGAACTCGACGGCACGCCGGTCTCGGTCGTGCAGACCGAGGGGGAGGTGTTCGCCATCCACGACATCTGTTCCCACGCGAACGTCTCGCTCTCCGAGGGCGAGGTGGAGGACTGCCAGATCGAGTGCTGGCTGCACGGCTCCGCGTTCGACCTGCGCACCGGCAAGCCGTCCGGCCTCCCCGCGACGCGCCCCGTCCCCGTATACCCCGTAAAGATCGAAGGGGACGACGTTCTCGTCTCCCTCACCCAGGAGTCCTGA
- the sufC gene encoding Fe-S cluster assembly ATPase SufC — protein sequence MATLEIRDLHVTVEADNATKEILKGVDLTVKQGETHAIMGPNGSGKSTLAYSLAGHPKYTITGGTVTLDGEDVLEMSVDERARAGLFLAMQYPVEVPGVSVSNFLRTSATAIRGEAPKLRTWVKEVKEAMERLNMDPSFAERNVNEGFSGGEKKRHEILQLELLKPKVAILDETDSGLDVDALRVVSEGVNRVRETGEVGTLLITHYTRILRYIKPDYVHVFSAGRIVESGGAELADKLENEGYEAYTKGGASA from the coding sequence ATGGCAACGCTTGAAATCCGAGACCTGCACGTCACCGTCGAGGCCGACAACGCCACGAAGGAGATCCTCAAGGGCGTCGACCTCACCGTGAAGCAGGGCGAGACGCACGCCATCATGGGCCCCAACGGCTCGGGCAAGTCGACCCTCGCCTACTCCCTCGCGGGTCACCCGAAGTACACGATCACCGGCGGCACCGTCACCCTCGACGGCGAGGACGTCCTGGAGATGTCCGTCGACGAGCGCGCCCGCGCGGGCCTGTTCCTGGCGATGCAGTACCCGGTCGAGGTCCCGGGTGTGTCCGTGTCGAACTTCCTGCGTACGTCCGCCACCGCCATCCGCGGCGAGGCCCCCAAGCTGCGCACCTGGGTGAAGGAGGTCAAGGAGGCCATGGAGCGCCTCAACATGGACCCGTCCTTCGCCGAGCGCAACGTCAACGAGGGCTTCTCCGGCGGTGAGAAGAAGCGCCACGAGATCCTTCAGCTGGAGCTGCTCAAGCCGAAGGTCGCGATCCTCGACGAGACCGACTCCGGCCTGGACGTCGACGCCCTGCGCGTCGTGTCCGAGGGCGTGAACCGGGTCCGCGAGACCGGCGAGGTCGGCACCCTGCTGATCACCCACTACACGCGCATCCTGCGCTACATCAAGCCCGACTACGTCCACGTCTTCTCGGCCGGTCGCATCGTGGAGTCCGGCGGCGCCGAACTCGCCGACAAGCTGGAGAACGAGGGCTACGAGGCCTACACGAAGGGTGGCGCATCCGCGTGA